The genomic region GCCTGAAATGGGGCGGTCCGGCGATGCTGGCCAACGATCAGGAGGCGGTGCTGATCGAGCCGCGCTCGCGCGATTATGTGGTGCGCGAGCTTGCCGCGGCGATGGATGCGCTGGCCGGGGATCCAGTGCGCGCCAACGCGATCGCCGCCAACGCCCGCCGTGTTGCGGAACGGCGCTTCACCTGGGACGATGTGGTCAGGGAATGGCAGCGCGCCTATGATCTGCTCGGCGCATCCGCGCCGGTGGAGCGGATCGCGCGCGAGGCGAGGGCGTGATGCGAGGAGCTGGAGCAAACATGGGGGGCGACAAGCTTATGGATGCGGATCGGGTCGTCGATGAAGTGCTCGCCGAGTTGGCGAATGTCGATTTGGCAATAACGGAGGAATCCGCCGGCGCGCCTTCCGACTATCTCCGTGAGCACCGGCACGAATATGTGCGCACCGTGTACGATATCCTGAAAACGCGTCCGCCGTCGCAAGGGCCGGTGCGCGTTCTGGAAATCGGTGCTTTTTTCGGCGCCGTGTGCGTCGCGCTCAGTCGACTGGGTTATCAGGTGACGGCGGGTGACATCCCTGAATATATCGAAATGCCGCAGCAGGTCGCGCGTTACGCGCGGCACGGCGTAAAGACGCAAGGTATCCGGCTGGAGGAATTTATCCTGCCGTTCGCGGATGAAAGCTTTGACGTGGTGGTGATGTGCGAGGTGCTCGAACACCTCAATTTCAATCCACTGCCGCTTATCAAGGAGATCAACCGCATCCTCGTGCCGGGCGGGCTGTTCTACCTGTCATTGCCCAATTACGCACGGATGAAGAATCGCGTAAACATCCTGCGCGGAAAAGCGGCGGGCATCACGGTCGACGAATTCTTCGCGCAGCTCGATCCGAAGAACGCGCTGATCGCCAATGGCCACTGGCGCGAATATACGATGCCCGAGGTGCGCACGATGCTCGAGCAGCTCGGTTTCCGGCTCCAGGATCATTATTATTTCTCTTATGGCGAGACGATTCCGGGCGGATCGCTCAAAAAGCGGCTCGGCAAGCTGTTCTATCGCACTTTTCCGACCTTCAAGGAAAATCAGACGGCGCTGGCGATCCGCGAGCGGCGCACGGATATCAGGTTCGATATTCCGTCCACCGTGCACAAGGAATTGCGCGCGCTCTGAAACGAGGGACGCAGGCGTCATTCGCTTACGAGCGTCAGGTGTTTCGCACGGCGCGCCTTGGCCACGCGATGGCTCCAGTCGATGAAACGCTTCTCGAAGTGGAAGGTCGACCAATGCGCGAGTGCGAAGGTGATCGCGAAGCAGAGTGGGCGCTTGGCGTATTTCTCCACCCCATGACCCGCGCCGAGCCATCCGAACAAGGTGAAGTGATGGACGATGTAGAGCGCATAGGAGATTTGCGCGATATAGCCGGCCGCGCGCGATTCCAGCAAAGGGGATAGCGCATGGATCGGACGCATCACGGTAATGCCCACCATCGTTGCCGCGAGATAAGGGCGAAGGTAGTTCAGCCACGGCAACTCGGGGCGGGAGGATAGAAGGAAGAGCGCCACGGTCAGCCAGAAGGGCACGCGCGCGAGCCAATGCGGTGCGCGATCGCCGAAGCTGCCGTGGATAATCAGCGCGAGGATGCCGCCCGCGAGGATCTCATCGACGCGGAACCATGTGACGATGGAGACGTCGGTTCCGGTGGCGATGCGCGCGCCGGTAACGACCAACGCGCCCAACGGCACCAGCATCAGCCCTCGCCTTCCCAGCGCGGCGACGGTCAGGGCGATCGCCACGTAGAATTGCATCTCGACGCACAGGCTCCAATAGTGCGACGACCAATTGTCGAGCCAGAAGGGCGGCAGGTTGGCGTAGAACAGGAAATTGGCCAGCCAGACCGACGTGGGCTGTCCTTTGACAAGGAAGGAGATCGCCAGCACCGTCCAGGCAAGCGGCAGGATGCGGGCGAAGCGGCGGACGAGAAAGGATATCACATCGTCATCGCGCAGCAGGATGCTGACGATCAGGAAGCCGGAAAGGGTGAAGAAGATCGCCATGCCATTGGCGGCGATTGGCCCGTTCATCGCCCAGCGCGCCGGCCCAAGCGGCAACATGTGCGCGGCCATCACCGACAGGATGCTGATCGCGCGCCAGCCGTCGAGCATCTTCAGCCGGCGATGCACTGTTTCTCCGGCGGCCCCGGTCGGATCAGCGGACATGGGAGCCGAGCCGCCGCCTGATCGCTTTCAGCGGCATTTCCAGTGCATTATAGGACACGGACGCGACGGTCAGCGAAACGACGAGCGATATCGGCAACAGGATCGGCGGGGAAATGCCGGGCCATGCCTGCTCGATCAGGCGATTGAGCAACATATGGTAGAGATAGAGGCCATAAGAGATTCGCCCGACATAGCGGATCGGCCGCCATTCCAACGCTCGCACCACATTTTTCCATCGCGGGTCGAACAGCAGGTTTGCGATTATCAGGACGATGCCGATGCCTTGCAGGGTGAAGCGCCACGTCCAGCGGAACGCCTCGTCGCGATATAACAGAGTGCCGAGGATGATCACGAAGCCGAGTACGATCGCCGGCCGACTGATGAACCACAGCTCGCGGATCGTGCGCTCGCTATTATCGGGGCGACGCATCAGAAGCGCCAGAAGGCATCCCCAGGCGATGGAATCGATCCGCGTGTCGGTAGCAACGTAATTATATTGCGCTGGAAGTCCGAGCCAGAAATAAGTGACGAAGCGCCAAAGGAACGGAACCGCAAGCAGCGTGACGATGAGAATCATGCGCGATCGCCATGTACGTGCGACGAACAGCATCAGGCCCGGGAAGAAGAAATAGAAATGCTCTTCGATGGCGAGCGACCATAATTGTCGCCACGGATAGCTCACCGATTCTGGATAATGCGCGCCAAAGACATAATAATAATTCATGTAATAGAAAAGGCCGGCGAGTTTTTCCGCGGGCGTGGCCCGAAGGTCAAGCGCTGCGCCAGCGATCAGGCACAATATCACCAGCGCGATCAGCTCGGGATAGAGCCGGAGGATACGCCGCAGGTAAAAGAGCTTGAGGTTGATCGTTCCGGAACGGGCGAATTCGTTGATGAGCAGCGTCGATATCAGATAGCCGCTGATCGCGAAGAAGATGGTGACGCCGAACCCGCCCGGTACGAGCATGCCATAGCCAGCATGCGCGACCAGCACCATGCCGACCGCGATTGCGCGAAGCCCGTCGAAACCCGGGATGTAGCCGCTTGCGCCCCCGCTGGCATGGGGTGTGGAGCGCGCGGTGGACTTTTCCGCATCGGGTTGCTTGGTCAAGATCGATATCCTCGGTCGAAATCATTCTGCCCGGCGCGGCGCGGCAATCGGCGTGGCTCATCCGGTAGCCCGATTCGTCTAGTTGAGCGTATCGCGGGCTTTTCTATCCACCGCCATGTCAGCCATGAGGCGGCCCCGGTTACCAGCAACGCCGCGAGATAGATGATGGCTAGCGCGGGGATCGGGCCGAAAGCGGCTTCCGTCATCGTGGCCAACGGATGTAGCGCCCCTAGTATCGCGAACTGGAGGATATAAAGGCTGAAGCTGATCTCGCCGATCAGCGGCAGCAACCGCCCTTCAAGGAGGCGCGGCCGCATCGCGCCCGCCGACCAGACGAAAAGGGTCAGCAGCGCGATCGCCACCAGCACGTTGGAATGCCCGCGCAACTGGCTGTCGACGAGAAGACCCAGGATGCTTAGGGGAAGCGCGATCCTCGCGAAGGAACGCCATCGCCCGGTGGGGGATGGGAGTGTCGCAAGCCAGCATCCGCCGATGAAGGCCGGTGCATGAACCAGCCAGAACTGGCGCGCGAATTCGATGCCGCCGGGTGTGCTCCCCAGCAACCGGGAAAGTGTGAGATTGGCGATGCCAGCAAGGATGTAGCCGCCGAGCAGGATCGCGAGCATCCGGCGCGGATGTCGCACCGCGCGTAACAGCAGCGGGAAGACGACATAGAACATCGCCTCGGCGGCGATACTCCATCCGCCGGGCACGACGGTGTTGATGGCGCTGGGCAGCCAGCCGTGGACGAACAGGACGGTTGCGATCACGTCGATCGTCGATGCCGAATCCGTCGGTAGTGATAGCGTCGTGAGCCGGCTCAACAGCAGATAGAGGATGATGCCGAAGTAAAACATCGGCGCAATGCGGAAGTAGCGCCTCGCGGCGAAATTGACGACATGGAAAGGCCGGCTGGCATAATTGATCGTCAACGTGAGGCCGCTGACGATGAAGAACAGTTGCACGCCACGCACGCCGTAAAAAGTCAGATCGCGTACGGGTTGCGACAGGCCGGGAATCAATTGACCCGAATGGACCATTAACACCGCCAGTATCGCGACCCCTCGCAAACCGTCCAGATAGCGTAGGTGAGGGCGATCCGGTCCCTCTGTCCGCGCGGTCGTGCCCGGGCCTGTCGAGTCAGGCATCGTCGGCGAAGCGGCGGTGGACGTCACGCTTAATAAGCTTTCGGATGGACGATCACGCGCAGCGTGTTGAACATGATCGTCACGTCGCGCCACAACCGCCAGCCCTCGATATATTCCAGATCGGATTGCAGACGGTTCTCCAGATCGGACTGTTCATGCGTCGCGCCACGATAGCCGCGCACCTGCGCCAACCCGGTGATGCCTGGCTTCAGCGTGTGGCGCAGCCAATATTTCTGGCTCACCTCCCAAAACAGTTTCTCGCCGGCGAGCGATCCCAGCGCATGGGGGCGCGGGCCGACGATGCTCATGTCACCCTTCAGCACATTGAATATCTGCGGTAGTTCGTCGAGGCTGGTCATGCGGAGCAGCCGTCCGACGCGCGTGATGCGATCGTCGTCGGGGGTGGCCGATCGCGTGCCGTCCGCGTCGGTCGCCTCGACGCGCATGCTGCGGAACTTCAGGATGCGGAACGGCTTGTTGCCGCGCCCCATCCGCACCTGCGAGAACAGCACCGGTCCAGGGCTGTCGAGCTTGATCGCGATGGCGATGACAACCAGCAGCGGCAGCAGCACGACGGTGGTGATGCTCGCCAGCACCAGATCCATCGCGCGCTTCGTGATGCGGTTGCTGAGCGACATCGCGCCCACCGCGACCACCGCCGTGTCGCTGCCATGATAGCGCGACAGCGCGATCGCCCCGAGCGGGCTACCCTGATCGAGCTGGATCTCGCCGGTGATGTCATATGCCTTCAGCAGCAGCGCCCATAGATGGCGCCGTTCCGGGATACAGGAGACGACCACGCGGTCATAAGGCTCGATCAACACCGCAAGGCGCGAGAGCGCGTCCGGATTGTTCAGATCGGGGACGAAGCCGACCGCGCCGGCATCGAACACGTGATACGCGCCCGGCCTTGGCGGGACACCGTCGACGATTAGCAACTCGCCGACCAGCCCTCCCTTCACGGGGGAGACGAAGCAGAGGTGGAAGAATAACCGAAACAGGCAGATGAAGCCCAGCGCGCAGAGGATCGACACGCCGAACGCGACCCGCGACACCAATACGCCCAGATACTGGAAGAACATCACCAGCGTCACCACGCTGGTCG from Sphingomonas sp. CL5.1 harbors:
- a CDS encoding acyltransferase; protein product: MTSTAASPTMPDSTGPGTTARTEGPDRPHLRYLDGLRGVAILAVLMVHSGQLIPGLSQPVRDLTFYGVRGVQLFFIVSGLTLTINYASRPFHVVNFAARRYFRIAPMFYFGIILYLLLSRLTTLSLPTDSASTIDVIATVLFVHGWLPSAINTVVPGGWSIAAEAMFYVVFPLLLRAVRHPRRMLAILLGGYILAGIANLTLSRLLGSTPGGIEFARQFWLVHAPAFIGGCWLATLPSPTGRWRSFARIALPLSILGLLVDSQLRGHSNVLVAIALLTLFVWSAGAMRPRLLEGRLLPLIGEISFSLYILQFAILGALHPLATMTEAAFGPIPALAIIYLAALLVTGAASWLTWRWIEKPAIRSTRRIGLPDEPRRLPRRAGQNDFDRGYRS
- a CDS encoding sugar transferase; its protein translation is MGNSTTATLQSPHQAKALSTSFHKRRIRYLLCFGVILCDCAAIRSGFAVGGSLRAARWLAPLGIEIAWILLPIHIFVALRNGAVSREALQRPSESLRRGISALIIATSVVTLVMFFQYLGVLVSRVAFGVSILCALGFICLFRLFFHLCFVSPVKGGLVGELLIVDGVPPRPGAYHVFDAGAVGFVPDLNNPDALSRLAVLIEPYDRVVVSCIPERRHLWALLLKAYDITGEIQLDQGSPLGAIALSRYHGSDTAVVAVGAMSLSNRITKRAMDLVLASITTVVLLPLLVVIAIAIKLDSPGPVLFSQVRMGRGNKPFRILKFRSMRVEATDADGTRSATPDDDRITRVGRLLRMTSLDELPQIFNVLKGDMSIVGPRPHALGSLAGEKLFWEVSQKYWLRHTLKPGITGLAQVRGYRGATHEQSDLENRLQSDLEYIEGWRLWRDVTIMFNTLRVIVHPKAY
- a CDS encoding bifunctional 2-polyprenyl-6-hydroxyphenol methylase/3-demethylubiquinol 3-O-methyltransferase UbiG; its protein translation is MGGDKLMDADRVVDEVLAELANVDLAITEESAGAPSDYLREHRHEYVRTVYDILKTRPPSQGPVRVLEIGAFFGAVCVALSRLGYQVTAGDIPEYIEMPQQVARYARHGVKTQGIRLEEFILPFADESFDVVVMCEVLEHLNFNPLPLIKEINRILVPGGLFYLSLPNYARMKNRVNILRGKAAGITVDEFFAQLDPKNALIANGHWREYTMPEVRTMLEQLGFRLQDHYYFSYGETIPGGSLKKRLGKLFYRTFPTFKENQTALAIRERRTDIRFDIPSTVHKELRAL
- a CDS encoding acyltransferase, which translates into the protein MTKQPDAEKSTARSTPHASGGASGYIPGFDGLRAIAVGMVLVAHAGYGMLVPGGFGVTIFFAISGYLISTLLINEFARSGTINLKLFYLRRILRLYPELIALVILCLIAGAALDLRATPAEKLAGLFYYMNYYYVFGAHYPESVSYPWRQLWSLAIEEHFYFFFPGLMLFVARTWRSRMILIVTLLAVPFLWRFVTYFWLGLPAQYNYVATDTRIDSIAWGCLLALLMRRPDNSERTIRELWFISRPAIVLGFVIILGTLLYRDEAFRWTWRFTLQGIGIVLIIANLLFDPRWKNVVRALEWRPIRYVGRISYGLYLYHMLLNRLIEQAWPGISPPILLPISLVVSLTVASVSYNALEMPLKAIRRRLGSHVR
- a CDS encoding acyltransferase — protein: MSADPTGAAGETVHRRLKMLDGWRAISILSVMAAHMLPLGPARWAMNGPIAANGMAIFFTLSGFLIVSILLRDDDVISFLVRRFARILPLAWTVLAISFLVKGQPTSVWLANFLFYANLPPFWLDNWSSHYWSLCVEMQFYVAIALTVAALGRRGLMLVPLGALVVTGARIATGTDVSIVTWFRVDEILAGGILALIIHGSFGDRAPHWLARVPFWLTVALFLLSSRPELPWLNYLRPYLAATMVGITVMRPIHALSPLLESRAAGYIAQISYALYIVHHFTLFGWLGAGHGVEKYAKRPLCFAITFALAHWSTFHFEKRFIDWSHRVAKARRAKHLTLVSE